One region of Vitis vinifera cultivar Pinot Noir 40024 chromosome 1, ASM3070453v1 genomic DNA includes:
- the LOC100264879 gene encoding putative calcium-binding protein CML23, with the protein MINCDVYERIFKRFDEDGDGKLSPSELRCCLGTIGEEQPMEEAQEVVESMDSDGDGLLGLEEFVGWMEREGEERKMEDLREAFRMYEMEGSGCITAKSLKRMLSRLGESRSVEECSVMIGQFDVNGDGVLSFDEFKRMML; encoded by the coding sequence ATGATTAACTGCGATGTGTATGAACGCATTTTCAAGCGCTTCGATGAAGATGGTGATGGGAAACTCTCTCCTTCGGAGCTCCGATGCTGCTTGGGGACGATAGGGGAGGAGCAGCCGATGGAGGAGGCGCAGGAGGTGGTGGAGTCGATGGACTCGGACGGAGATGGGTTGCTGGGATTGGAGGAATTTGTGGGGTGGATGGAGAGAGAGGGTGAAGAGAGAAAGATGGAGGATTTGAGAGAGGCCTTTAGGATGTATGAGATGGAAGGGAGTGGGTGTATTACTGCAAAGAGCTTGAAAAGGATGCTGAGTAGATTGGGGGAGTCAAGAAGTGTGGAAGAGTGCAGTGTTATGATCGGACAATTTGATGTAAATGGGGATGGGGTTCTGAGCTTTGATGAGTTCAAGCGCATGATGCTTTAA
- the LOC132252671 gene encoding probable calcium-binding protein CML31, with translation MINCSIYERIFKRFDEDGDGKLSPSELRSCVGTIGEELLMEEAQEVVESMDSDGDGLVGLEEFVGCMEREGEKRKMEELREAFRMYEMEGSGCITPKSLKRMLSRLGESRSVEECSVMIRQFDVNGDGVMSFYEFKLMML, from the coding sequence ATGATTAACTGCAGCATATATGAACGCATATTCAAGCGCTTTGATGAAGATGGTGATGGGAAACTCTCTCCTTCGGAGCTTCGAAGTTGCGTGGGGACGATAGGGGAGGAGCTGCTGATGGAGGAGGCGCAGGAGGTGGTGGAGTCGATGGACTCAGACGGGGATGGGTTGGTGGGTTTGGAGGAATTTGTGGGGTGCATGGAGAGAGAGGGCGAAAAGAGAAAGATGGAGGAGTTGAGAGAGGCTTTTAGGATGTATGAGATGGAAGGGAGTGGGTGTATTACTCCAAAGAGCTTGAAGAGGATGCTGAGTAGATTGGGGGAGTCGAGAAGCGTGGAGGAGTGCAGTGTTATGATCAGGCAGTTTGATGTTAATGGCGATGGGGTTATGAGCTTTTATGAGTTCAAGCTCATGATGCTTTAA
- the LOC100247735 gene encoding probable calcium-binding protein CML31 gives MINCSIYERIFKRFDEDGDGKLSPSELRRCVGTIGEELLMEEAQEVVESMDSDGDGLVGLEEFVGWMKREGEERKMEELREAFRMYEMEGSGCITPKSLKRMLSRLGESRSVEECSVMIRQFDVNGDGVLSFDEFKLMMF, from the coding sequence ATGATTAACTGCAGCATATATGAACGCATATTCAAGCGCTTTGATGAAGATGGTGATGGGAAACTCTCTCCTTCGGAGCTTCGACGTTGCGTGGGGACGATAGGGGAGGAGCTACTGATGGAGGAGGCGCAGGAGGTGGTGGAGTCGATGGACTCAGACGGGGATGGGTTGGTGGGGTTGGAGGAATTTGTGGGGTGGATGAAGAGAGAGGGCGAAGAGAGAAAGATGGAGGAGTTGAGAGAGGCTTTTAGGATGTATGAGATGGAAGGGAGTGGGTGTATTACTCCAAAGAGCTTGAAGAGGATGCTGAGTAGATTGGGGGAGTCGAGAAGCGTGGAGGAGTGCAGTGTTATGATCAGGCAGTTTGATGTTAATGGCGATGGGGTTCTGAGCTTTGATGAGTTCAAGCTCATGATGTTTTGA
- the LOC100249487 gene encoding probable calcium-binding protein CML31, giving the protein MIDCSIYERIFKRFDEDGDGKLSPSELRRCVETIGEELLIEEAQELVESMDSDGDGLLGMEEFVGWMEREGEERKMEELREAFRMYEMEGSGCITAKSLKRMLSRLGESRSVEECGVMIGQFDVNGDGVLSFDEFKLMML; this is encoded by the coding sequence ATGATTGACTGCAGCATATATGAACGCATATTCAAGCGCTTTGATGAAGATGGAGATGGGAAACTCTCTCCTTCGGAGCTTCGACGCTGTGTGGAGACGATAGGGGAGGAGCTGCTGATCGAGGAGGCGCAAGAGTTGGTGGAGTCGATGGACTCGGACGGGGATGGGCTGTTGGGGATGGAGGAGTTTGTGGGGTGGATGGAAAGAGAGGGTGAAGAGAGAAAGATGGAGGAGTTGAGAGAGGCCTTTAGGATGTATGAGATGGAAGGGAGTGGGTGTATTACTGCAAAGAGCTTGAAGAGGATGCTGAGTAGATTGGGGGAGTCAAGAAGTGTGGAAGAATGCGGTGTTATGATCGGACAGTTTGATGTAAACGGGGATGGGGTTCTGAGCTTTGATGAGTTCAAGCTCATGATGCTTTAA
- the LOC100263123 gene encoding probable calcium-binding protein CML31 — protein MINCNVYERIFKRFDEDGDGKLSPSELRRCLGTIGEELLMEEAQELVESMDSDGDGLLGLEEFVGWMEREGEERKMEDLREAFRMYEMEGSGCITAKSLKRMLSRLGESRSVEECSVMIGQFDVNGDGVLSFDEFKLMML, from the coding sequence ATGATTAACTGCAATGTGTATGAACGCATTTTCAAGCGCTTCGATGAAGATGGTGATGGGAAACTCTCTCCTTCGGAGCTCCGACGCTGCTTGGGGACGATAGGGGAGGAGCTGCTGATGGAGGAGGCGCAAGAGTTGGTGGAGTCGATGGACTCGGACGGAGATGGGTTGCTGGGATTGGAGGAATTTGTGGGGTGGATGGAGAGAGAGGGTGAAGAGAGAAAGATGGAGGATTTGAGAGAGGCCTTTAGGATGTATGAGATGGAAGGGAGTGGGTGTATAACTGCAAAGAGCTTGAAGAGGATGCTGAGTAGATTGGGGGAGTCAAGAAGTGTGGAAGAGTGCAGTGTTATGATCGGACAGTTTGATGTAAATGGGGATGGGGTTCTGAGCTTTGATGAGTTCAAGCTCATGATGCTTTAA
- the LOC100240864 gene encoding probable calcium-binding protein CML31 encodes MINCNVYEHIFKRFDEDGDGKLSPSELRRCLGTIGEELMMEEAQEVVESMDSDGDGLLGLEEFVGWMEREGEERKMEDLREAFRMYEMEGSGYITPKSLKRMLSRLGESRSVEECSVMIAQFDVNGDGVLSFDEFKLMLL; translated from the coding sequence ATGATCAACTGCAATGTGTATGAACACATTTTCAAGCGCTTCGATGAAGATGGTGATGGGAAACTCTCTCCTTCGGAGCTCCGACGCTGCTTGGGGACGATAGGGGAGGAACTGATGATGGAGGAGGCGCAGGAGGTGGTGGAGTCGATGGACTCGGACGGAGATGGGTTGCTGGGATTGGAGGAATTTGTGGGGTGGATGGAGAGAGAGGGTGAAGAGAGAAAGATGGAGGATTTGAGAGAGGCCTTTAGGATGTATGAGATGGAAGGGAGTGGGTATATTACTCCAAAGAGCTTGAAGAGGATGCTGAGTAGATTGGGAGAGTCAAGAAGTGTGGAAGAGTGCAGTGTTATGATCGCACAGTTTGATGTAAATGGGGATGGGGTTCTGAGCTTTGATGAGTTCAAGCTCATGTTGCTTTAA